One stretch of Saccharopolyspora erythraea DNA includes these proteins:
- a CDS encoding tripartite tricarboxylate transporter TctB family protein, whose protein sequence is MSIDEASRSDGTPAEVRPWAARLSALVVLVVGVVVLVGAFTIDSGGAYQAVGPQVFPLIVGAGTTLFGAVALARTFFAPDADELRRAREEVEATHWPAVAKLAAALTGYLVLLVPVGFWQVSTVFFAAVARVLGSRRPLRDAVVGLVLSLAVYFLFDRVLGVSLPPGIVRLAF, encoded by the coding sequence GTGAGCATCGACGAGGCTTCCCGGAGTGACGGCACCCCTGCGGAGGTACGGCCGTGGGCGGCGCGGCTGAGTGCGCTGGTCGTGCTCGTGGTCGGTGTGGTGGTGCTCGTCGGCGCCTTCACCATCGACTCAGGAGGGGCGTACCAGGCGGTGGGGCCGCAGGTGTTTCCGTTGATCGTGGGCGCGGGAACCACGTTGTTCGGCGCGGTCGCGCTGGCCCGCACCTTCTTCGCCCCCGACGCCGACGAGTTGCGGCGGGCACGTGAGGAGGTTGAAGCGACACACTGGCCCGCGGTGGCGAAGCTGGCCGCCGCGCTGACCGGTTACCTCGTGCTGCTGGTCCCGGTCGGATTCTGGCAGGTGAGCACGGTCTTCTTCGCGGCCGTGGCGCGGGTGCTCGGCAGTCGGCGACCGCTGCGCGACGCGGTGGTCGGTCTGGTGCTCTCGCTGGCCGTGTACTTCCTGTTCGACCGCGTGCTGGGCGTCAGCCTGCCGCCCGGAATCGTCAGATTGGCGTTCTGA
- a CDS encoding Bug family tripartite tricarboxylate transporter substrate binding protein, giving the protein MRVRAPALIATALLTASCTIGPIDADRGPYPAKNISILAPGSTGGGWDTRARAIDTALGDCDVTDRAVTVENVPGAGGTIGLAQFVANAGDPHELMVMDTLTMLGGIVRNDSPVNLTELTPIAGLTTSKGVIVVPAASPHRTLAELIAGFRADPRGTSWVGGSLGGPDHLLVGLLADENGIAADQLNYVATGGGGEMLTLLVSGSAKAGVGTANELRAQIEAGELRALAVTGGDRLAGIDAPSLKELGLSQVDLASVGGVLAPPGLDRSKQREVIDLIARMRSTPCWPEQVARNDWTDAWLPGDEFAAKIAQHEQQVTRVLEELGMTP; this is encoded by the coding sequence ATGAGAGTCAGAGCACCAGCACTCATCGCAACCGCTCTGCTCACGGCGTCCTGCACGATCGGCCCGATCGATGCCGACCGTGGACCGTATCCGGCGAAGAACATCTCCATACTCGCGCCGGGAAGCACCGGCGGCGGCTGGGACACCCGAGCCCGCGCGATCGACACCGCGCTCGGTGACTGCGACGTGACCGACCGCGCGGTCACGGTGGAGAACGTGCCCGGCGCGGGCGGCACGATCGGCCTGGCGCAGTTCGTCGCCAACGCCGGCGATCCGCACGAGCTGATGGTGATGGACACCCTGACGATGCTCGGCGGGATCGTGCGCAACGACTCGCCGGTGAACCTCACCGAGCTCACCCCGATCGCCGGGCTCACGACGAGCAAAGGCGTGATCGTCGTTCCGGCTGCTTCGCCGCACCGGACACTGGCCGAACTCATCGCCGGCTTCCGAGCCGATCCACGCGGCACGTCGTGGGTGGGCGGTTCACTCGGCGGCCCCGACCACCTGCTGGTCGGGCTGCTGGCCGACGAGAACGGGATCGCCGCGGACCAGCTCAACTACGTCGCCACCGGTGGTGGCGGGGAGATGCTCACCCTGCTGGTCAGCGGCAGCGCGAAAGCCGGGGTGGGCACCGCGAACGAGCTGCGCGCGCAGATCGAGGCCGGCGAACTGCGCGCGCTGGCTGTCACCGGCGGCGACCGCCTGGCCGGCATCGACGCCCCGTCGCTGAAAGAGCTCGGCCTGTCGCAGGTCGATCTCGCGTCGGTCGGCGGAGTGCTCGCCCCGCCCGGCCTGGACCGGTCGAAGCAGCGTGAAGTGATCGATCTGATCGCCCGGATGCGGTCCACGCCCTGCTGGCCGGAACAGGTGGCGCGCAACGACTGGACCGACGCGTGGCTTCCCGGTGACGAGTTCGCCGCGAAGATCGCCCAGCACGAGCAACAAGTGACGAGGGTGCTGGAGGAATTGGGGATGACACCGTGA
- a CDS encoding alpha/beta hydrolase: MSGREHRPRDPRGFYSTGSTTVFASRYDQRFSYCLHVPRQHDPDGEALPLVVAQHGTGRRGPQYRDNFAGFAEEHGCVVLAPLFPAGIDDPDDLHNFKFIRYGDIRFDLVLLAMVDEVGERFNVHTRRFLLHGFSGGGQFAHRFFYLHPDRLAGVSIGAPGRVTLIDHERPWWIGLKDVERIVGAAPKLDQLAEVPVQMVVGGADVETWEINNPGDSNWMDGAQDAGRTRVERLTTLRENFEKHGIRVRFDIVDGVGHEPMSVLESVKDFFAGILSGAGR; encoded by the coding sequence ATGTCCGGCAGGGAACACCGTCCTCGGGATCCGCGGGGGTTCTACTCGACAGGGTCGACGACCGTCTTCGCCTCGCGCTACGACCAGCGCTTCTCGTACTGCTTGCACGTCCCCCGCCAGCACGATCCGGATGGCGAGGCGCTGCCGCTGGTGGTGGCGCAGCACGGCACCGGCCGCCGCGGGCCGCAGTACCGGGACAACTTCGCCGGCTTCGCCGAGGAACACGGCTGCGTCGTGCTGGCTCCGTTGTTCCCCGCGGGCATCGATGATCCGGACGACCTGCACAACTTCAAGTTCATCCGCTACGGAGACATCCGGTTCGACCTGGTGCTGCTGGCGATGGTCGACGAGGTCGGCGAGCGGTTCAACGTGCACACCCGGCGGTTCCTGCTGCACGGGTTCTCCGGCGGCGGACAGTTCGCGCACCGCTTCTTCTACCTGCACCCGGACCGGCTGGCCGGGGTCTCCATCGGCGCGCCGGGCCGGGTCACGCTGATCGACCACGAGCGGCCGTGGTGGATCGGGCTCAAGGACGTCGAGCGGATCGTCGGTGCCGCACCGAAGCTCGACCAGCTGGCCGAGGTTCCGGTGCAGATGGTGGTCGGCGGCGCGGACGTCGAGACCTGGGAGATCAACAATCCGGGAGATTCCAACTGGATGGACGGCGCGCAGGACGCCGGGCGGACCCGCGTCGAACGGTTGACCACGCTGCGCGAGAACTTCGAGAAGCACGGCATCCGGGTGCGCTTCGACATCGTGGACGGTGTCGGACACGAACCGATGTCGGTACTGGAATCGGTGAAGGATTTCTTCGCCGGAATCCTGAGCGGAGCCGGCCGATGA
- a CDS encoding ArsR/SmtB family transcription factor yields MSVTVMLGSGSREVGIRASPLAELCSCLHSVDELGHHPASRAWAGDFEAVADGQLASELRNWFPLWGPFRARYLLPLTDHHRRELDDELQDIADLALPEFVAMSAQALVGKSTSEPLRHLPDDAAAQKRFLARIRLISSHHLRLGHRLLTDAEQVRGELLAFLRSVVDTAYEAEWAKLRPIIDAEVRTKVHIRNRLGAGVLGDFPIATLLPDPPRVVFDKLYPATASLDDSPCLLVPSLHGNPHTVIKHYPGFPIVVQYPISAGRGDELSLDVMRKRLTVLDNPVRINLCQSILRRAASTTELAMRLEMTAPQVSRHLRRLREAGLVHGHREGAVVRYQLDTEAVHRLGLDFLQALHR; encoded by the coding sequence ATGTCGGTCACGGTGATGTTGGGCTCCGGCAGCCGCGAGGTCGGGATCCGGGCATCGCCGCTGGCCGAGCTGTGCTCGTGCCTGCATTCGGTCGACGAACTCGGACACCATCCAGCGAGCCGGGCGTGGGCCGGCGACTTCGAAGCGGTCGCGGACGGGCAGCTCGCTTCCGAACTCCGCAACTGGTTCCCGCTCTGGGGCCCGTTCCGGGCTCGTTACCTGCTGCCGCTCACCGACCACCACCGGCGCGAGCTCGACGACGAACTGCAGGACATCGCGGACCTCGCGTTGCCGGAGTTCGTGGCGATGAGCGCGCAGGCGCTGGTCGGCAAGAGCACCTCGGAGCCCCTGCGGCACCTGCCCGACGACGCGGCGGCGCAGAAGCGGTTCCTGGCCCGGATCCGGCTCATCTCCAGCCACCACCTGCGGCTCGGCCACCGGCTGCTCACCGACGCCGAGCAGGTGCGCGGCGAACTTCTGGCCTTCCTGCGGTCGGTCGTCGACACCGCCTACGAAGCGGAATGGGCGAAGTTGCGGCCGATCATCGATGCCGAGGTCCGCACCAAGGTCCACATCCGCAACCGGCTCGGCGCCGGTGTTCTGGGCGACTTCCCGATCGCGACCCTGCTTCCCGACCCGCCCAGGGTCGTCTTCGACAAGCTCTATCCGGCCACCGCGTCGTTGGACGACTCGCCGTGCCTGCTCGTTCCGTCATTGCACGGCAATCCCCACACGGTGATCAAGCACTACCCGGGGTTCCCGATCGTGGTGCAGTATCCGATCAGCGCAGGCCGCGGCGACGAGCTGTCCCTGGACGTCATGCGCAAGCGGCTCACCGTGCTCGACAACCCTGTGCGCATCAACCTCTGTCAGAGCATCCTGCGCCGCGCGGCCAGCACCACCGAGCTCGCGATGCGCCTGGAGATGACCGCCCCGCAGGTGTCCCGCCACCTGAGGCGGCTCCGCGAAGCGGGTCTCGTGCACGGCCACCGGGAGGGTGCGGTGGTTCGCTACCAACTCGACACGGAGGCCGTCCACCGCCTCGGCCTGGACTTCCTCCAAGCACTGCACCGGTGA
- a CDS encoding class I SAM-dependent DNA methyltransferase, producing the protein MTSRPVPQPADLDVVRDSYDRVADNYVDMVTTTGIGDIRTHPWLRAAMDVFADAVGGLGPVLDIGCGPGTVTAYLAERGLDVAGVDLSPRMIEHARRLHPQCTFSVGSSTDLDLAEASWGGLLGWWSLFNLPRNVLPRVLSSFARALMPEGQLIIATHVGDGDVLRTEAYGGVPVSWTTYRWQPDQLAALVEQAGLRPTAELRLPADGQSGPTVVLVAQRER; encoded by the coding sequence ATGACTTCGCGTCCGGTTCCTCAGCCTGCCGATCTTGATGTCGTTCGCGATTCCTACGACCGCGTGGCCGACAACTACGTGGACATGGTGACGACGACTGGCATCGGCGACATTCGCACCCACCCGTGGCTCCGTGCCGCGATGGACGTGTTCGCCGACGCGGTCGGCGGGCTGGGCCCCGTTCTCGACATCGGCTGTGGACCGGGCACGGTCACGGCCTATCTGGCCGAACGCGGCCTCGACGTCGCGGGGGTGGACCTGTCGCCCCGCATGATCGAGCACGCGCGCCGCCTCCATCCGCAGTGCACGTTCAGCGTCGGGTCGTCGACCGACCTCGATCTGGCCGAGGCCTCGTGGGGCGGGCTGCTGGGCTGGTGGTCGTTGTTCAACCTGCCTCGGAACGTCCTGCCGCGGGTGCTGTCGTCCTTCGCCCGGGCCCTGATGCCGGAGGGGCAGCTGATCATCGCGACGCACGTCGGCGATGGCGACGTGCTGCGCACCGAGGCATACGGAGGAGTCCCGGTCAGCTGGACGACCTACCGGTGGCAGCCCGACCAGCTCGCCGCGCTGGTCGAGCAGGCCGGGCTGAGGCCCACGGCCGAGCTCCGGCTTCCCGCCGACGGGCAGAGCGGCCCCACCGTAGTTCTCGTCGCACAGCGCGAGCGCTGA
- a CDS encoding tetratricopeptide repeat protein, giving the protein MNRVENVHGSGTVNMVQAGRIDSVTFGASGPSRTVSAITARKQALEAYQELGDRHGKARTWHNLAFALRETGQPDQAREAAEQARQAYLQAHDPDSAAAVED; this is encoded by the coding sequence GTGAACCGGGTGGAGAACGTGCACGGCAGCGGCACCGTGAACATGGTGCAGGCTGGCCGCATCGACTCGGTGACCTTCGGCGCGTCCGGCCCCAGCAGGACGGTGTCGGCCATCACCGCTCGCAAACAAGCGCTCGAGGCCTACCAGGAACTCGGCGACCGCCATGGGAAAGCCAGGACGTGGCACAACCTCGCTTTTGCGTTGCGCGAAACAGGACAACCGGACCAGGCGCGGGAGGCAGCCGAACAAGCCCGCCAGGCATACCTGCAAGCCCACGACCCCGACAGCGCCGCCGCGGTTGAAGACTAG
- a CDS encoding SRPBCC family protein has product MTTHTKSVDVAVPVRTAYDQWTQFTEFPEFMEGVERVDQVDDTHTHWVTTIAGVRREFDAEITEQHPDERVAWKVTAGPKQAGVVTVHRLDDSHTRVHLQMDFEPEGIAEKAGEVTGAIDSRIQADLDRFKAFIERRGTATGQWRGDVSPPPQNEPDPGQAGPPGPSTG; this is encoded by the coding sequence GTGACGACGCACACCAAGTCGGTCGACGTGGCAGTGCCAGTGCGCACCGCCTACGACCAATGGACGCAGTTCACCGAGTTCCCCGAGTTCATGGAAGGCGTCGAGCGCGTCGATCAGGTCGACGACACGCACACCCACTGGGTCACCACGATCGCCGGCGTACGCCGGGAGTTCGACGCCGAGATCACCGAGCAACACCCCGACGAGCGCGTCGCTTGGAAAGTGACCGCAGGGCCGAAGCAGGCCGGGGTCGTCACCGTGCACCGGCTCGACGACAGCCACACCCGGGTACACCTGCAGATGGACTTCGAGCCGGAGGGCATCGCGGAGAAGGCCGGCGAAGTGACGGGCGCGATCGACTCCCGCATCCAGGCTGATCTCGACCGGTTCAAAGCCTTCATCGAGCGCCGGGGCACCGCCACCGGCCAATGGCGCGGCGACGTCTCGCCACCGCCACAGAACGAACCAGACCCCGGCCAAGCAGGCCCACCTGGGCCCTCAACAGGATGA
- a CDS encoding MFS transporter, whose translation MPTQALPERNRVARRASLAAAVGTAIEYYDYAIYGYLAVVLAPLFFPADDGLIGILSTLGVVATGSLIRPIGGLFFGRLGDRRGRKAVLMTTVTLMGVATVLTGLLPTYASIGVAAPILLTVLRLLQGFSAGGEVGGAASLSTESAPTRRRGLFGSATSIGISLGLAGAAATVGTLSAVMSAGQLSSWGWRVPFLIAAPLLVAAVLYRMRVEDSPLFVQMAKDAVPPKAPVTEVLRDHKASVFRVVGIAYSTMTTGGIASVYLVVHLSAVLRYPLAGALWLVVLIVLMPLAVIPWAGALSDHFGRRRVLMGGMVGFLVLAVPCFWVMQQGSLALAVIAALILNLPFSVQQGVIYTLYSELFPTRVRYTGVSLGFNIGGVIGTGLVSLVATSLVALTGATIAPAFYIIFAAVIGLIIIGTMRETSQDDMEFAQQPRADSSPIPATETQA comes from the coding sequence ATGCCGACACAAGCGCTGCCCGAACGGAACCGAGTAGCCCGCAGAGCGAGCCTGGCCGCCGCCGTCGGCACGGCTATCGAGTACTACGACTATGCGATCTACGGCTACCTCGCAGTCGTGCTGGCTCCCCTGTTCTTCCCCGCTGACGACGGTCTGATCGGAATTCTGAGCACCCTCGGCGTCGTCGCAACCGGATCCTTGATCCGGCCGATCGGCGGGCTGTTCTTCGGCCGCCTGGGCGACCGCCGTGGCCGCAAGGCGGTACTCATGACGACGGTCACGCTCATGGGGGTGGCTACAGTACTCACGGGCCTGTTGCCCACCTATGCGTCGATAGGCGTCGCCGCGCCGATCCTGCTGACCGTCCTGCGACTCTTGCAAGGCTTTTCTGCCGGAGGCGAAGTCGGCGGAGCGGCGTCGCTGTCCACCGAGTCCGCCCCCACCCGGCGGCGTGGCCTGTTCGGCTCGGCGACCTCGATCGGGATCTCCCTCGGCCTCGCCGGCGCAGCCGCCACGGTCGGGACGCTCAGTGCCGTCATGTCCGCCGGCCAGCTGAGCAGCTGGGGCTGGCGAGTCCCCTTTCTCATCGCTGCTCCGCTTCTGGTGGCTGCGGTCCTGTATCGGATGCGGGTGGAGGACTCCCCGCTGTTCGTGCAGATGGCGAAGGACGCGGTTCCCCCCAAGGCTCCAGTGACCGAGGTCCTGCGGGACCACAAGGCCAGCGTCTTCCGGGTCGTGGGGATCGCCTATTCGACGATGACCACGGGCGGGATAGCGTCGGTCTACCTCGTCGTCCACCTCTCGGCGGTACTGCGGTATCCGTTGGCCGGCGCTCTGTGGCTTGTGGTCCTGATCGTGCTGATGCCGCTGGCGGTCATTCCGTGGGCAGGAGCCCTGAGCGACCACTTTGGACGACGCCGTGTTCTGATGGGCGGAATGGTGGGCTTCCTCGTCCTGGCCGTTCCGTGTTTCTGGGTGATGCAACAAGGTTCGCTAGCACTTGCCGTCATCGCCGCGCTGATCCTGAACCTTCCCTTCAGCGTCCAGCAGGGCGTGATCTACACACTCTACTCAGAACTGTTCCCAACACGCGTGCGCTACACCGGCGTCTCGCTCGGCTTCAACATCGGCGGCGTCATCGGAACAGGGCTTGTTTCACTGGTGGCGACCTCGCTGGTCGCACTCACCGGCGCCACCATCGCCCCGGCGTTCTACATCATCTTCGCCGCTGTCATCGGGCTGATCATCATCGGGACCATGCGCGAAACTTCGCAGGACGACATGGAATTCGCCCAGCAACCGAGAGCCGACAGCTCCCCCATTCCGGCGACCGAGACCCAAGCGTGA
- a CDS encoding DUF1254 domain-containing protein: MQRAPEAPLEAAVRDVQVWSYPLIFAQRVRLNFVQPLDPFAPRQETSAGAPVNTFGHQRRLSDPTLTVGVAPNVDTLYSVAWLDVRHNEFELHLPDFGDRYASFQVTLPDTTSPIVISQDVPGEPLPSLKIDKGRARLEKDTEEVRLRTNWRYVMIVGRILVDGTDERDLAAVHQLQDAIALTATPIAASAAPRLRDAELARSTRQAEIEDPATFALALAQVLDDADPDAVTDDLRRDIDRSRVQDVAQLPPAATRAIVDGLAQGWNDINRHVRSFGRLTNGWAINDIGTDFGDDHLLRAAVAHSQIFINPVSEALYPVCEVDATGEPLDGERHDYEITFAAGALPPVHAFWSLTMYHAQGLLVDNEIKRYAIGDRTPDLRFGDDGSLTIRLQNSRPPDDLNWLPAPSAPFRLMLRLYRPATTTWDPPAVVRVGATAQ, encoded by the coding sequence TTGCAGCGTGCGCCTGAGGCGCCCCTCGAGGCGGCCGTCCGAGATGTCCAGGTGTGGTCGTACCCGCTGATCTTCGCCCAACGGGTACGCCTCAACTTCGTCCAACCTCTCGATCCGTTCGCACCCCGCCAGGAAACCTCCGCGGGCGCGCCCGTGAACACGTTCGGCCACCAGCGACGGCTCTCTGATCCGACACTGACCGTCGGCGTCGCCCCCAACGTCGACACGCTGTACTCGGTCGCCTGGCTGGACGTTCGGCACAACGAGTTCGAACTGCACCTGCCTGATTTCGGCGACCGGTACGCCAGCTTTCAAGTGACGCTTCCGGATACCACCTCACCGATCGTGATCAGTCAGGACGTGCCGGGCGAACCACTGCCCAGCCTCAAGATCGACAAGGGGCGGGCACGCCTGGAGAAAGACACCGAGGAAGTCCGGCTACGCACCAACTGGCGCTACGTCATGATCGTCGGACGTATTCTGGTGGACGGGACCGACGAGCGCGACCTGGCCGCCGTCCACCAGCTCCAGGACGCGATCGCACTCACGGCCACACCGATCGCAGCGTCCGCCGCTCCGAGGCTCCGCGACGCGGAACTCGCACGCTCGACCCGGCAGGCGGAGATCGAGGATCCGGCGACCTTCGCCCTGGCACTCGCCCAGGTACTCGACGACGCCGACCCGGACGCCGTCACCGACGACCTACGCCGTGACATCGACCGATCACGGGTGCAAGACGTCGCCCAGCTACCACCCGCGGCGACGCGTGCGATCGTCGATGGCCTGGCGCAGGGATGGAATGACATCAATCGACACGTGCGCTCGTTCGGCCGTCTCACGAACGGCTGGGCGATCAACGACATCGGAACGGACTTCGGAGACGACCACCTCCTGCGCGCCGCGGTGGCCCATTCCCAGATCTTCATCAACCCGGTCAGCGAGGCCCTGTATCCCGTCTGCGAGGTGGATGCCACCGGCGAGCCGCTCGACGGCGAGCGCCATGACTACGAGATCACCTTCGCCGCCGGGGCGCTCCCACCGGTCCACGCCTTCTGGTCGCTCACCATGTACCACGCGCAGGGCCTGTTGGTCGACAACGAGATCAAGAGGTACGCCATCGGAGACCGCACTCCAGACCTCCGGTTCGGCGACGATGGTTCCTTGACCATCCGCCTCCAGAACTCGCGCCCGCCGGACGACCTCAACTGGCTACCCGCGCCCAGCGCCCCGTTCCGCCTCATGCTCCGCCTTTACCGGCCGGCCACCACGACCTGGGACCCACCCGCGGTGGTTCGAGTTGGCGCGACCGCGCAGTAA
- a CDS encoding DUF1254 domain-containing protein, whose translation MIEQVSMDSHGYDTSDVEQLGRAEHPDIVPAEAAWRRRWTESLSLQAVVYGLPAALQYARMCADALVPGATPGMGKFRHERAPVGPDFTAFRAPNVDTLYSTAWLDLRGQAVELRTPEFGDRYFTVQLVDAYSNALNISNRTVGSAAARYWLVSAQWTGAAPEGVTVVRVPTTVMWLLMRIQVVGGEVAVVHELQNAVTIAPTPGADTAYGPLVDPQSVEKDWQEYFRALDAAIRLNMYPREEHACVHQFRTLGLLGHEPWDPAVLDPETADGMAAGFDAAMAMLRSARRQLGVETGTGWTRVLDKGAHGHNFLARAVMNHVGLGANVAEENTSFNTHVDAEGNQLAGRQGDYTLTFDVPPPHGAFWSVTLYHVETGRVFDNPLGRYCVGSAKLEASGPAGAVRIVIARNDPKVPNWLPCPDGDFYLILRIYSPGDAVTRGDWLPAPVLRAYGTASSGTLQNPNRG comes from the coding sequence GTGATCGAGCAGGTGAGCATGGATTCGCACGGCTACGACACGTCCGATGTCGAACAGCTCGGCAGGGCTGAGCACCCGGACATCGTGCCGGCCGAGGCGGCTTGGCGAAGGCGCTGGACGGAGAGTCTGAGCCTTCAGGCGGTGGTGTACGGGTTGCCGGCGGCGCTGCAGTACGCGCGGATGTGCGCGGACGCCCTAGTCCCGGGAGCGACTCCCGGGATGGGAAAGTTCCGGCACGAGCGCGCCCCGGTTGGACCGGACTTCACCGCGTTCCGTGCGCCGAACGTGGATACCCTCTATTCCACGGCATGGCTGGATTTGCGGGGGCAGGCGGTGGAGCTGCGGACGCCGGAATTCGGAGACCGCTACTTCACGGTCCAACTGGTCGATGCCTACAGCAACGCCCTCAACATCAGCAACCGCACCGTCGGCTCGGCTGCCGCTCGCTACTGGCTGGTCTCGGCGCAGTGGACCGGGGCGGCACCTGAAGGGGTGACGGTCGTGCGTGTCCCGACCACCGTCATGTGGTTGCTGATGCGGATCCAGGTGGTCGGCGGCGAGGTGGCCGTCGTGCACGAGCTCCAGAACGCCGTCACGATCGCGCCGACCCCAGGTGCCGACACCGCGTACGGGCCGCTCGTCGATCCGCAGTCGGTCGAAAAGGACTGGCAGGAGTACTTCCGTGCGCTCGACGCGGCGATCCGGCTGAACATGTACCCCCGTGAGGAGCACGCCTGCGTTCACCAGTTCCGCACGCTCGGTCTGCTGGGCCACGAGCCGTGGGACCCGGCCGTCCTCGATCCGGAGACCGCTGACGGAATGGCGGCCGGCTTCGATGCGGCGATGGCCATGCTGAGGTCGGCTCGACGCCAGTTGGGGGTGGAAACGGGCACTGGTTGGACACGCGTTCTCGACAAGGGAGCACACGGGCACAACTTTCTCGCGCGCGCGGTGATGAACCACGTCGGGCTCGGCGCCAACGTCGCCGAGGAGAACACATCCTTCAACACCCATGTCGACGCGGAGGGGAACCAGCTGGCCGGACGTCAGGGCGACTACACCCTGACCTTCGACGTGCCGCCGCCGCACGGCGCATTCTGGAGCGTGACCCTCTACCACGTCGAGACAGGGCGTGTCTTTGACAATCCGCTCGGCCGCTACTGCGTCGGCAGCGCCAAGCTGGAAGCTTCCGGGCCGGCGGGGGCGGTCCGGATCGTGATCGCCCGGAACGATCCGAAGGTGCCCAACTGGCTCCCGTGCCCAGACGGCGACTTTTACCTGATCCTGCGCATTTACTCCCCGGGTGACGCCGTCACCCGGGGGGATTGGCTGCCGGCACCCGTGCTGCGGGCGTACGGGACTGCCAGCTCCGGAACGCTGCAGAACCCCAATCGGGGATGA
- a CDS encoding FAD-dependent oxidoreductase produces the protein MREFYKATMCMRRAALYAAGGTLEPAELTSDGFFPANAPLAVTADGGHISLGRITAHRAAGPPATGWPEFVFAVKELPQTRVGKLDRAGAKELSDRRRRRRVVDLLVIGAGMAGLTAAARAVHHGLSVVVAEAGEDVGGSARFAGYAWTAPSHDVMAEHNPRGDTALKRALVDRFADGIEWIRSTGVEAKDAQRILSFGMGHQFDTNHYLDTCRHLVTAAGGEILLRTEADHLLVEDGSVVGAELGSADGAHRTVRARSTMLATGGFQGDVELLRAHVHPNADRMQLRSNPHSRGGGYRLATAAGAATGPDGAGFYGHLIPSGIAFADPADFVDLSLYYSEHALLFNVHGSRFVDETLGDHLTTMALLEQPEGRGLLVADSRVFRDWITGSYVEGGVAVDKFSLASKRGGRVGLAEELDELAYLPEEWGYPAEVIRDGVRRFNEQAAGGYAPERALDPLPLNEPPYYVIEAEPAITFPFHGIRIDDRARVLDSAGSVLSGLLAAGSDTGGLWHRAYAGGLASALVFGLTAADTAAGR, from the coding sequence ATGCGGGAGTTCTACAAGGCGACGATGTGCATGCGCCGGGCGGCGTTGTACGCGGCCGGAGGAACTCTCGAGCCCGCCGAGCTGACATCCGACGGCTTCTTCCCTGCGAACGCCCCTCTGGCCGTGACCGCCGATGGCGGGCATATCTCACTCGGTCGGATCACCGCGCATCGCGCGGCGGGCCCGCCCGCGACGGGGTGGCCGGAGTTCGTGTTCGCCGTGAAGGAACTACCGCAGACCAGGGTCGGCAAGCTCGATCGTGCCGGCGCAAAGGAACTTTCCGATCGCCGAAGGAGGCGCAGGGTGGTTGACCTGCTCGTGATAGGCGCCGGCATGGCCGGGCTCACCGCAGCGGCTCGCGCTGTCCACCATGGACTATCCGTTGTCGTGGCCGAGGCCGGTGAGGATGTCGGTGGCTCGGCACGCTTCGCGGGGTACGCCTGGACGGCACCGAGCCACGACGTCATGGCCGAGCACAACCCCCGAGGGGACACCGCCCTCAAGCGTGCACTGGTCGATCGGTTCGCCGACGGCATAGAGTGGATCCGATCGACCGGTGTCGAAGCCAAAGACGCACAGCGGATTCTGAGTTTCGGCATGGGGCACCAGTTCGACACGAATCATTACCTCGACACCTGCCGACACCTCGTGACGGCCGCCGGCGGCGAGATACTGCTGCGAACCGAAGCCGATCACCTCCTGGTTGAGGACGGCTCTGTCGTGGGCGCGGAACTGGGGTCCGCGGACGGCGCGCACCGCACCGTGCGGGCCCGATCGACGATGCTCGCCACTGGTGGATTTCAGGGTGACGTCGAGCTTCTCCGCGCCCATGTCCACCCGAACGCTGACCGGATGCAACTTCGTTCGAACCCGCACAGCCGCGGTGGCGGCTACCGCTTGGCCACGGCCGCGGGCGCCGCTACCGGGCCAGACGGCGCCGGGTTCTACGGCCACCTCATCCCCAGCGGAATCGCGTTCGCAGACCCAGCCGACTTCGTGGACTTGTCGTTGTACTACAGCGAACACGCGCTGCTGTTCAATGTGCATGGTTCCCGGTTCGTCGATGAGACACTCGGTGATCACCTCACCACCATGGCGCTGCTCGAGCAGCCGGAGGGCCGGGGCCTGCTGGTGGCCGATTCACGAGTCTTCCGCGACTGGATCACCGGGTCCTATGTCGAGGGTGGGGTTGCGGTCGACAAGTTTTCGCTGGCCAGTAAGCGTGGTGGACGGGTTGGCCTGGCCGAGGAACTGGACGAACTGGCCTACCTTCCCGAAGAGTGGGGCTATCCGGCGGAAGTGATCCGCGACGGGGTGCGCCGGTTCAACGAGCAAGCCGCGGGTGGATACGCACCAGAGCGGGCGTTGGATCCGCTCCCGCTGAACGAGCCGCCTTACTACGTGATCGAAGCGGAACCCGCGATTACGTTCCCATTCCACGGCATCCGCATCGACGATCGCGCCCGCGTACTCGACAGCGCAGGCTCGGTGCTGTCCGGCCTCCTCGCCGCCGGGTCGGACACGGGCGGGTTGTGGCACCGCGCATATGCTGGCGGGCTCGCGTCCGCGCTGGTATTCGGACTCACCGCCGCGGACACGGCGGCCGGCCGGTAG